In Lolium rigidum isolate FL_2022 chromosome 7, APGP_CSIRO_Lrig_0.1, whole genome shotgun sequence, the DNA window AACTTTTCACCCCTTGATGGCGGAGAAATTGTTTGGTCTTTGTGAACTATCATGTGTTGGTGAACTTGTAATTCTTTATTTCTGAACTTCGTGATGTTTGAAACATACGTGGAGTACTCAGCCCTAGCTACAGTACATTGTATACGGCTGTTACCCTGCCCTGGTCACTAGGTTGAGCCCACGATACACCCTCACCATTGGGGGATGGCTGGGCTGAGGAACTGAGGATATTGTGGCGCCTCTCGGTCGAGCTTACTGGATTTCTGAACACGTACGTCTCAGCTGTCTACGTACCAATAAGGCGCGACGTGAAAGCAACGCGAAGTATTTATGAACTACTTTGCTAGCAGCGTAGTAGAGTACTACGGTGACACACATTACGATTATTAAGCTCACATTGCGGTAGCAGAGGTCTATAGAAGCAGGGCGTCGCCTTGGACGTCGTTCAACCAGCTATACTTGTCCATGTAGGGGTTCGCCATGGTctccggcgggtactcgtcgacgCACTCCGCCCAGGCGCCCTTGTCCGCCATGCAGCCCGTCACCTCCCACACGCAGCTGTTGCACTTGAAGCCCGACCCGAACGTCAGCATGAGCACCCTGTCTCCTCTCTTGAGCCTCCCCTTGGCCTCCATGTACGACAACACGTACCACAGGCTGCTCGCCGACGTGTTCCCCCACCGGTGCAGGGTCATCCGCGCCGGCTCCACGTCGTAGCCATCCAGACCCAGGCTCCCTTTCACCCCCTCGATGACCGCTGTGCCGCCGGGGTGGATGCAGAAGTGCTCCACGCCGGCCTTGAAGTTGATCTTGGAACCGTGTGTTGTCTTCTTCCCATGGCCGCAGGAGAGAACTAGGTTCTTGCAAAGGTTGCGGACAGCGAACCGTGCGAGCTCGGTCAGGGGCAGGACGTGCGGGGCGAGGCGGCGCAGGTTCAGGGTCAGGGCCCGGGCGGCGGCCTTAGGAAGGTCCTTGCTGAGGCTGATCCCGACGCGGCCGCTGCCGTCGTCGCGCTTCTGCGCGCTGGcgtgcgcctcgtcgtcggcggcgatgtTAGCACGCACGAGGTGGCGGAGCGCCATCTTGGCGCGCCTGCCCAGCGACGGGTCGTTGGTGAGCAGCGCCG includes these proteins:
- the LOC124670202 gene encoding 3-ketoacyl-CoA synthase 12-like; its protein translation is MDLLLLLTLLLLARAAACLVRAAVAHRRRSHCYLLDYVCHKPSDDRKVSTEMAGSLVFRNHRLGLPEHRFLLRVIVRSGIGEDSYCPRNFVERREDAPTHQDALDEMDAFFDAAIAELLHKTGVAPGDVDVLVVNVCMFSPGPSLASRIVRRFGMREDVAAYNLSGMGCSAGLVSLDLARNALRARPASAIALVVSTESIAPHWYTGTDRSMMLGNCLFRCGGSAALLTNDPSLGRRAKMALRHLVRANIAADDEAHASAQKRDDGSGRVGISLSKDLPKAAARALTLNLRRLAPHVLPLTELARFAVRNLCKNLVLSCGHGKKTTHGSKINFKAGVEHFCIHPGGTAVIEGVKGSLGLDGYDVEPARMTLHRWGNTSASSLWYVLSYMEAKGRLKRGDRVLMLTFGSGFKCNSCVWEVTGCMADKGAWAECVDEYPPETMANPYMDKYSWLNDVQGDALLL